In the Caballeronia sp. LZ062 genome, one interval contains:
- a CDS encoding LacI family DNA-binding transcriptional regulator yields MATTIRDVARAASVSIGTVSRALKNQPGLSEATRVRVVEVAQRLGYDSAQLRTRIRRVTFLLHRQHNNFAVSPFFSQVLHGFEDACRERRLVPSVLTAGPTQDLAQQLRLHAPDAIAVAGFVEPELLAHLQSLARPIVLIDLRAPGFRSVDIDNAKGAALAMQHLFALGRRRVAFIGGSLAHHSIAQRALGYRKAYFDAGLLFDPTLEVTAQAGVPADVAAADAMERLIAETRAQSNPLPDAVFAYNDAAALAAMRVCLAHGLRVPEDIAFVGFDDIPAAAHSAPPLSTVAVDKEALGRRGVELLLDDHSTPPDQADSLMSVEFIARASSGTKEDIRTP; encoded by the coding sequence ATGGCCACTACCATCCGCGACGTCGCACGCGCGGCGAGCGTCTCCATCGGGACGGTTTCGCGTGCGCTCAAGAACCAGCCGGGGCTGTCCGAGGCCACGCGCGTGCGCGTCGTCGAAGTCGCGCAGCGCCTCGGCTACGATTCCGCGCAGTTGCGCACGCGCATCCGTCGCGTGACCTTTCTGCTGCATCGGCAGCACAACAATTTCGCCGTCAGCCCGTTCTTCTCCCAAGTGCTGCACGGCTTCGAAGATGCATGCCGCGAACGCCGTCTCGTGCCGTCCGTGCTCACCGCCGGTCCGACGCAAGACCTCGCGCAGCAACTGCGGCTGCATGCGCCCGACGCCATCGCGGTCGCGGGCTTCGTCGAGCCGGAACTGCTTGCGCATCTGCAATCGCTCGCGCGCCCCATCGTGCTCATCGATCTGCGCGCGCCCGGGTTTCGCTCCGTCGATATCGACAACGCGAAGGGCGCGGCGCTCGCCATGCAGCATCTCTTCGCGCTCGGGCGGCGGCGCGTCGCGTTCATCGGCGGGTCGCTCGCGCATCACAGTATCGCGCAGCGGGCGCTCGGGTATCGCAAGGCGTATTTCGATGCGGGCCTGCTCTTCGATCCGACGCTGGAAGTCACCGCGCAGGCCGGCGTACCTGCCGATGTCGCCGCCGCCGACGCCATGGAGCGCCTGATCGCCGAGACGCGCGCGCAATCGAATCCGCTGCCCGACGCCGTTTTCGCCTATAACGATGCAGCGGCCCTCGCGGCCATGCGCGTCTGTCTCGCGCACGGCTTGCGCGTGCCGGAGGACATCGCGTTCGTCGGCTTCGACGACATCCCCGCCGCCGCTCACAGCGCGCCGCCGCTTTCGACGGTCGCCGTGGACAAGGAAGCACTCGGGCGGCGAGGCGTCGAATTGCTGCTCGACGATCATTCGACACCGCCGGACCAGGCCGACTCGCTGATGAGCGTGGAATTCATCGCTCGCGCGAGTTCGGGCACGAAAGAGGACATCCGCACGCCATGA
- a CDS encoding AGE family epimerase/isomerase, whose amino-acid sequence MNMTASPAVAAVASGQAPEGRIDFRSRDFLLSHVRDTLAFYAQAGRDPSGGFYHFFKDDGSVYDRTTRHLVSSTRFVFNYAMAYRHFGDGQFLDDARHAFRFLRDAHWDAAHEGYDWEIEWRDGQKRTLDGTRHCYGMAFVLLACAHAAMAGIDEARPMIDETFALMERRFWDAEAGLYADEATPDWQLSDYRGQNANMHATEALLAAFDATGHVLYLDRAEKIAGNITLRQARLSNGLVWEHFHRDWSVDWHYNESDSSNIFRPWGFQAGHQTEWAKLLLILERHRALPWLAPRAIELFDAGFCRAWDDRHGGLYYGFGPDDSICDHDKYFWVQAESFAAAALLGARTGSERFWDCYDELWRYSWAHFVDHRYGAWYRILTCDNRKYGDEKSPAGKTDYHTMGACYEVLNALASPHNSR is encoded by the coding sequence ATGAACATGACCGCTTCACCCGCCGTCGCCGCCGTCGCCTCGGGCCAGGCGCCGGAAGGTCGGATCGACTTCCGCAGCCGCGACTTCCTGCTCTCGCACGTGCGGGACACGCTCGCTTTCTACGCGCAGGCCGGCCGCGACCCTTCAGGCGGCTTTTACCATTTCTTCAAGGACGACGGCTCGGTCTACGACCGCACCACGCGCCATCTCGTCAGCAGCACGCGCTTCGTCTTTAACTACGCAATGGCGTACCGCCACTTCGGCGATGGGCAGTTCCTGGACGACGCGCGGCACGCGTTCCGTTTCCTGCGCGACGCGCACTGGGACGCCGCGCACGAAGGCTACGACTGGGAAATCGAATGGCGCGACGGCCAGAAGCGCACGCTCGACGGCACGCGCCACTGCTACGGCATGGCCTTCGTGCTGCTCGCGTGCGCCCATGCGGCGATGGCGGGCATCGACGAAGCGCGGCCGATGATCGACGAAACCTTCGCGCTGATGGAGCGCCGTTTCTGGGACGCCGAAGCGGGTCTCTACGCCGACGAAGCCACGCCCGACTGGCAGCTTTCGGACTACCGCGGGCAGAACGCGAACATGCACGCCACCGAAGCGCTGCTCGCGGCCTTTGATGCGACCGGTCACGTGCTCTATCTCGATCGCGCGGAGAAAATCGCGGGCAACATCACGCTGCGGCAGGCGCGCTTGTCGAACGGCCTCGTGTGGGAGCATTTTCACCGCGACTGGTCCGTGGACTGGCATTACAACGAATCGGACAGCTCGAACATCTTCCGCCCGTGGGGCTTCCAGGCGGGGCATCAAACGGAATGGGCCAAGCTGCTGCTGATTCTCGAACGGCATCGCGCGCTGCCGTGGCTCGCGCCGCGCGCCATCGAACTGTTCGATGCAGGCTTTTGCCGCGCGTGGGACGACCGGCACGGCGGCCTGTACTACGGCTTCGGCCCGGACGACAGCATCTGCGACCACGACAAGTACTTCTGGGTGCAGGCGGAGAGCTTCGCGGCGGCGGCGCTTCTCGGCGCGCGCACCGGCAGCGAACGCTTCTGGGACTGCTACGACGAACTCTGGCGCTATAGCTGGGCGCATTTCGTCGATCACCGCTACGGCGCGTGGTATCGCATTCTCACGTGCGACAACCGCAAGTACGGCGACGAAAAGAGTCCCGCCGGCAAGACCGACTATCACACGATGGGCGCGTGCTACGAAGTGCTGAACGCGCTCGCCTCGCCGCACAACTCACGGTAA
- a CDS encoding carbohydrate kinase: protein MATDHTTFPQFVSAGDILTDLIRTGDESWLSRPGGAGWNVARAVARLGLPTASAGSLGTDNFSDDLWHASVAAGLDMRFMQRVERPPLLAIVHKTQPPTYYFMGENGADLAFDPAKLPQGWMERVKWAHFGCISLVRQPLGATLAALAATLREHGVKISFDPNYRNLMEHGYEPILRNMAGLADLIKVSDEDLHMLFRGIPEEDALAQLRAMNPQATVLVTRGSSEATLYAGDEAFSARPPAIEVADTVGAGDASIGGLLYSLMARHGGWPEHLKFALAAGAAACRHSGAHSPSLDEVEELLG, encoded by the coding sequence ATGGCAACCGATCACACCACTTTCCCGCAGTTCGTCTCGGCTGGCGACATCCTCACCGACCTGATCCGCACCGGAGACGAGAGCTGGCTGTCGCGTCCGGGCGGCGCGGGCTGGAACGTCGCGCGCGCCGTCGCCCGGCTCGGGCTGCCGACCGCGAGCGCCGGTTCGCTCGGCACCGACAATTTCTCCGACGACCTCTGGCACGCGAGCGTCGCCGCGGGCCTCGACATGCGCTTCATGCAGCGCGTCGAGCGTCCGCCGCTGCTCGCCATCGTCCACAAGACGCAGCCGCCGACCTATTACTTCATGGGGGAGAACGGCGCGGATCTCGCCTTCGATCCGGCGAAGCTCCCGCAAGGCTGGATGGAGCGCGTGAAGTGGGCGCACTTCGGCTGCATCAGCCTCGTGCGCCAGCCGCTCGGCGCGACGCTCGCCGCGCTTGCCGCGACACTGCGCGAGCACGGCGTCAAGATCAGCTTCGATCCGAACTATCGGAATCTTATGGAGCACGGCTACGAGCCGATTCTGCGCAACATGGCGGGCCTCGCCGATCTCATCAAGGTGTCGGACGAAGACCTGCACATGCTGTTTCGCGGCATTCCCGAGGAAGACGCGCTCGCGCAACTGCGCGCGATGAACCCGCAAGCCACCGTGCTCGTCACGCGCGGCTCGTCGGAGGCGACGCTTTATGCCGGTGATGAAGCGTTCAGCGCGCGTCCGCCGGCCATCGAGGTGGCGGATACGGTCGGCGCGGGCGATGCGTCCATCGGCGGGCTGCTCTATAGCCTGATGGCGCGTCACGGCGGCTGGCCCGAGCATCTGAAGTTCGCGCTCGCGGCGGGCGCGGCGGCGTGCCGTCATTCGGGCGCGCATTCGCCGTCGCTCGACGAGGTCGAGGAATTGCTCGGCTAA
- a CDS encoding glutathione S-transferase gives MKLFYWPKTRAFRALWMLEELREPYELAFVNIRAGAQNEAAFSRVNPMSKLPALDDGGVRVAESGAVLLYLADRFPDARLGVPPSDPARGRFLQWMFFTGSCLEPAMAERMTGAQGNTFSFGWGDLARVEHAVESALEEGPWLLGELFTAADILLASTLQIAFVARLIEPQGVLFDYVERAVAREGYERAAEIDHREAERLGLRPHPKMPVD, from the coding sequence ATGAAACTCTTCTACTGGCCGAAGACGCGCGCGTTTCGCGCGCTGTGGATGCTCGAAGAACTGCGCGAGCCGTATGAACTGGCGTTCGTAAATATTCGCGCGGGCGCGCAGAATGAAGCCGCGTTCAGCCGCGTCAACCCGATGTCGAAGCTCCCGGCGCTCGACGACGGCGGCGTGCGCGTGGCGGAATCCGGCGCGGTGCTGCTCTATCTGGCGGACCGGTTCCCGGACGCGCGTTTGGGCGTGCCGCCTTCGGACCCGGCGCGCGGCCGGTTCCTGCAATGGATGTTCTTCACCGGCTCATGTCTGGAACCGGCGATGGCCGAACGCATGACGGGCGCGCAGGGCAATACGTTCAGCTTTGGCTGGGGCGATCTTGCGCGCGTCGAGCATGCAGTCGAAAGCGCGCTGGAAGAAGGGCCGTGGCTGCTCGGCGAGTTGTTTACCGCCGCCGACATCCTGCTGGCGAGCACGTTGCAGATTGCGTTCGTCGCGAGGCTGATCGAGCCGCAAGGCGTGCTCTTCGATTACGTCGAACGGGCGGTGGCGCGCGAGGGCTACGAGCGCGCGGCTGAGATCGACCATCGCGAGGCGGAGCGCCTCGGACTCAGGCCGCACCCGAAAATGCCGGTGGATTAA
- a CDS encoding indolepyruvate ferredoxin oxidoreductase family protein, whose product MNARVPADALSPRLNEPALSDYQLGDNLSATGGRIFLTGTQALVRLVLMQRALDRAAHLNTAGFISGYRGSPLGMVDQQLWKAKKLLASHDVRFLPAINEELGGTAVLGTQRVESDPERTVDGVFAMWYGKGPGVDRAGDALKHGNAYGSSPHGGVLVVAGDDHGCVSSSMPHQSDQAMIAWHMPVLNPSNVADMLEFGLYGWALSRFSGAWVGFKAISETVESGSTVDLDALKTDWTAPDGFTPPPGGLHNRWPDLPSLTIEARLHAKLDAVRHFARTNSIDKWIAPSPRANVGIVTCGKAHLDLMEALRRLELTVDDLDAAGVRIYKVGLSFPLETTRLDTFVEGLAEVLVIEEKGPVVEQQIKDHLYNRVQGARPVVIGKTTQDGAPLLSALGELRPSRVLPVFAQWLARHKPALDRRDKVVDLVAPQILSNIADAVKRTPYFCSGCPHNTSTKVPEGSVAQAGIGCHFMASWMERDTTGLIQMGGEGVDWASHAMFTKTPHVFQNLGDGTYFHSGILAIRQAVAAKANITYKILYNDAVAMTGGQPVDGSISVPQIARQVEAEGIALLVVVSDEPEKYEGHEDQFPRGTTFHHRSELDAVQRRLRDTPGVTVLIYDQTCAAEKRRRRKKGEFPDPDKRLFINEAVCEGCGDCGVQSNCLSVEPVETELGRKRRIDQSSCNKDYSCVNGFCPSFVTLEGAKLKKADGHAFDPGELARRVDALPPPRAHLDHAPYDILVTGVGGTGVVTVGALISMAAHLEGKSASVLDFMGFAQKGGSVLSFVRVASEDALLNQVRIDTQQADLLLACDMVVGASPEALQTVRHDRTKIVVNTHAIPNASFVQNPDANLHADALLDKMRHAAGADAAHALRACDAQSLATRFLGDTIGANIVMLGFAWQLGLVPVSHGALMRALELNNVAVAANKLAFAIGRLASADVNALDALASSAQQKRVAMADMPLADLIRDREQRLLAYGGAKYVERYRSLLAQASPNEDVKRAVAITFYKLLAVKDEYEVARLHADPAFRAALAAQFEGAPGDAYAVKFNLAPPALSHGAPKKKTFGQWMWPVLGGLSKLRALRGTALDPFGRTLERRMERQLAKDYEITMQRALAKLDAGNAKDVAALAALFERVRGYGHVKLANLAMVKRSERELVARLGIEAATGEAVRASIERMKGASSLKGIPVVVAK is encoded by the coding sequence ATGAACGCACGCGTCCCCGCCGATGCCCTGTCGCCTCGCCTCAACGAACCCGCGCTGTCCGACTACCAACTCGGCGACAACCTGAGCGCCACGGGCGGCCGAATCTTCCTGACGGGCACGCAGGCGCTGGTGCGTCTCGTGTTGATGCAGCGCGCGCTCGACCGCGCCGCGCACCTCAACACCGCCGGTTTCATCAGCGGCTATCGCGGCTCGCCGCTCGGCATGGTCGATCAACAACTGTGGAAGGCGAAAAAGCTGCTCGCGTCGCACGACGTGCGCTTTCTGCCCGCGATCAACGAGGAACTCGGCGGCACTGCCGTGCTCGGCACGCAGCGCGTGGAGAGCGATCCGGAGCGCACCGTCGATGGCGTCTTCGCAATGTGGTACGGCAAAGGTCCGGGCGTGGACCGCGCGGGCGATGCGCTCAAGCACGGCAACGCGTACGGCTCGTCGCCGCACGGCGGCGTGCTCGTGGTGGCGGGCGACGACCACGGCTGCGTCTCATCGTCCATGCCGCATCAGAGCGATCAGGCGATGATCGCGTGGCATATGCCGGTGCTGAATCCGTCGAACGTGGCGGACATGCTCGAATTCGGCCTGTACGGCTGGGCGCTCTCGCGCTTTTCGGGCGCGTGGGTCGGCTTCAAGGCCATTTCCGAGACCGTGGAATCCGGCTCGACCGTCGATCTCGATGCGTTAAAGACCGACTGGACCGCGCCCGACGGCTTCACGCCGCCGCCCGGCGGCCTGCACAACCGTTGGCCCGACTTGCCGAGCCTCACCATCGAAGCGCGCCTGCACGCGAAGCTCGACGCCGTGCGCCACTTCGCGCGCACCAACAGCATCGACAAGTGGATCGCGCCGAGTCCGCGTGCGAACGTCGGCATCGTGACGTGCGGCAAGGCGCATCTGGATCTGATGGAGGCGCTCCGCCGCCTCGAACTCACCGTCGACGATCTCGACGCCGCCGGCGTGCGCATCTACAAGGTCGGGCTGTCGTTTCCGCTCGAAACGACGCGCCTCGACACGTTCGTCGAAGGGCTCGCGGAAGTGCTGGTGATCGAGGAGAAAGGACCGGTCGTCGAGCAGCAGATCAAGGATCACCTGTACAACCGCGTTCAGGGCGCGCGGCCCGTCGTGATCGGCAAGACGACGCAGGACGGCGCGCCGCTGCTCTCCGCGCTCGGCGAATTGCGGCCCTCGCGCGTGCTGCCGGTGTTCGCGCAATGGCTCGCGCGCCACAAGCCGGCGCTCGACCGCCGCGACAAAGTGGTCGATCTCGTCGCGCCGCAGATTTTGTCGAATATCGCCGATGCCGTGAAGCGCACACCCTACTTCTGCTCGGGCTGCCCGCACAACACATCGACGAAAGTGCCGGAAGGATCGGTCGCGCAGGCGGGCATCGGCTGTCACTTCATGGCGTCGTGGATGGAGCGCGACACGACCGGCCTCATCCAGATGGGCGGCGAAGGCGTCGACTGGGCCTCGCACGCGATGTTCACGAAGACGCCGCACGTCTTCCAGAATCTCGGCGACGGCACGTACTTCCACTCGGGCATTCTCGCGATCCGTCAGGCGGTGGCCGCGAAAGCCAACATCACGTACAAGATTCTCTATAACGACGCCGTCGCGATGACGGGCGGCCAGCCGGTCGACGGCAGCATTTCCGTGCCGCAGATCGCGCGGCAAGTAGAGGCGGAAGGCATCGCGCTGCTCGTCGTGGTCAGTGACGAACCCGAGAAGTACGAAGGTCACGAAGACCAGTTCCCGCGCGGCACGACGTTTCATCACCGCAGCGAACTCGATGCCGTGCAACGCCGCCTGCGCGACACGCCCGGCGTGACTGTGCTGATCTACGACCAGACGTGCGCCGCCGAAAAGCGCCGCCGCCGCAAGAAGGGCGAGTTTCCCGATCCGGACAAGCGGCTTTTCATCAACGAAGCCGTGTGCGAAGGCTGCGGCGATTGCGGCGTGCAGTCGAATTGTCTTTCCGTCGAGCCGGTGGAAACGGAACTGGGACGCAAGCGCCGCATCGACCAGTCGTCGTGCAACAAGGACTATTCGTGCGTGAACGGCTTCTGCCCGAGCTTCGTCACGCTGGAAGGCGCGAAGCTGAAAAAGGCCGACGGCCACGCTTTCGATCCCGGCGAACTCGCGCGCCGCGTCGATGCGCTTCCGCCACCGCGTGCGCATCTCGATCACGCGCCGTACGACATTCTGGTGACGGGCGTGGGCGGCACGGGCGTCGTCACGGTCGGCGCGCTCATCAGCATGGCGGCGCATCTGGAAGGCAAGAGCGCGTCGGTGCTCGATTTCATGGGCTTCGCGCAGAAAGGCGGCTCGGTGCTGTCGTTCGTACGCGTGGCGAGCGAGGACGCGCTGCTGAACCAGGTGCGCATCGACACCCAGCAGGCCGACTTGCTGCTCGCCTGCGACATGGTCGTCGGCGCGAGTCCCGAAGCGTTGCAAACGGTGCGGCATGACCGGACGAAGATCGTCGTAAACACGCACGCCATTCCGAACGCGAGCTTCGTGCAGAACCCAGACGCCAATCTGCACGCCGACGCGCTGCTCGACAAGATGCGCCACGCAGCAGGCGCCGATGCCGCTCACGCGCTGCGTGCCTGCGACGCGCAATCGCTCGCGACGCGCTTTCTCGGCGACACTATCGGCGCGAACATCGTCATGCTCGGCTTCGCGTGGCAGCTCGGGCTCGTGCCGGTGTCGCACGGCGCGTTGATGCGTGCGCTGGAACTGAACAACGTCGCGGTCGCGGCGAACAAGCTGGCCTTCGCGATCGGCCGGCTCGCATCGGCGGATGTCAACGCGCTGGATGCGCTGGCGTCGTCGGCGCAGCAGAAGCGCGTCGCGATGGCGGACATGCCGCTCGCCGATCTGATTCGTGACCGCGAGCAACGGCTTCTCGCGTATGGCGGCGCGAAATACGTCGAGCGGTATCGTTCGCTGCTCGCGCAGGCATCGCCGAATGAAGACGTGAAGCGCGCCGTGGCGATCACGTTCTACAAGCTGCTCGCGGTGAAGGACGAATACGAAGTCGCGCGCCTGCATGCGGACCCGGCATTCCGCGCCGCGCTCGCCGCGCAGTTCGAAGGCGCGCCCGGCGACGCTTACGCCGTGAAGTTCAATCTCGCGCCGCCCGCTTTGTCACACGGCGCGCCGAAGAAGAAAACCTTCGGCCAGTGGATGTGGCCGGTGCTCGGCGGTTTGTCGAAGTTGCGCGCGCTGCGCGGCACCGCGCTCGATCCGTTCGGCAGAACGCTCGAACGCCGCATGGAGCGCCAGCTCGCCAAGGACTACGAAATCACGATGCAGCGCGCACTTGCCAAACTCGACGCGGGCAACGCAAAAGACGTGGCGGCGCTCGCCGCGCTCTTCGAGCGCGTGCGCGGCTACGGCCACGTGAAGCTCGCGAATCTCGCGATGGTCAAGCGCAGCGAGCGCGAACTCGTCGCGCGGCTCGGCATCGAGGCGGCGACGGGCGAAGCGGTGCGCGCTTCCATCGAACGGATGAAGGGCGCGTCGTCGCTGAAGGGGATTCCGGTCGTCGTCGCGAAGTGA
- a CDS encoding EAL domain-containing protein, protein MVIANPEKTTLAARSFELGVMSGFDRYSVEHGEWTLSSVFQPVFSLSHMRAVGYEGLLRAHDALDRPVPPVDVFAQSSRVGEALQIDRLAQALHLENFKMLGAQTEWLFLNVHPGALTEPYHAAALLANLKRLHIEPRRVVLEVLEQSAEDIERLAQAVQQFRDQGFLIALDDFGAGHTNIERIWQLDPDIVKLDRVMLSHAGHNVHAPLSERTRKQRRNMEAVLSGIVSLLHEAGKLVLIEGVETEHEAQLALASGADFVQGFFFARPHPGLADGVHAQTIIGELTERYRLQTEVRERRVATRLQPYVRAFERAAERLAAGEPLDEVCWNFLALDHAARCFLLDQSGRQSGRNVVLRADRAAHEARFLPLVDAQGANWLRRPYFRAALGDPERVHVTKPYLSINEAMPCVTLSVETRSGGKRCVLCGDIDWLPDDDMD, encoded by the coding sequence ATGGTGATCGCCAATCCGGAGAAGACGACGCTCGCCGCGCGCAGCTTCGAACTCGGCGTCATGTCGGGCTTCGATCGCTATTCGGTCGAGCATGGCGAGTGGACGCTCTCCAGCGTGTTCCAGCCGGTGTTCAGTCTTTCGCACATGCGCGCGGTCGGTTACGAAGGGCTGTTGCGCGCGCACGATGCGCTCGACCGTCCCGTGCCGCCGGTGGACGTGTTCGCGCAGTCGTCGCGCGTGGGCGAAGCATTGCAGATCGACCGTCTTGCGCAGGCGCTGCATCTCGAGAACTTCAAGATGCTCGGCGCGCAGACCGAATGGCTGTTTCTGAACGTGCATCCCGGCGCGCTGACCGAGCCGTATCACGCGGCCGCGCTGCTCGCCAACCTGAAGCGCCTGCATATCGAGCCGCGCCGCGTGGTGCTGGAAGTGCTGGAGCAGAGCGCGGAGGACATAGAACGGCTCGCGCAGGCGGTGCAGCAGTTCCGCGACCAGGGTTTCCTGATCGCGCTCGATGACTTCGGCGCGGGGCATACGAACATCGAACGGATTTGGCAGCTGGACCCGGACATCGTCAAACTGGACCGCGTGATGCTGTCTCACGCCGGCCACAACGTTCATGCGCCGCTGTCGGAGCGCACGCGCAAGCAGCGGCGCAACATGGAAGCGGTGCTGTCGGGCATCGTTTCGCTGCTGCACGAGGCGGGCAAGCTCGTGCTGATCGAGGGCGTCGAAACCGAGCACGAGGCGCAGCTTGCGCTCGCGAGCGGCGCGGACTTCGTGCAGGGCTTTTTCTTCGCGCGGCCGCATCCGGGCCTCGCGGACGGCGTGCACGCGCAGACCATCATCGGCGAGTTGACGGAGCGGTATCGCCTGCAGACGGAAGTGCGCGAGCGGCGCGTCGCGACGCGGCTTCAGCCCTACGTGCGCGCGTTCGAACGGGCGGCGGAAAGGCTTGCGGCGGGCGAACCGCTCGACGAGGTTTGCTGGAACTTCCTCGCGCTCGATCACGCGGCGCGCTGCTTTCTGCTCGACCAGAGCGGGCGGCAGTCCGGCCGCAATGTCGTGCTGCGCGCCGACCGCGCAGCACACGAAGCGCGCTTTCTGCCGCTCGTCGATGCGCAGGGCGCGAACTGGCTGCGTCGTCCGTACTTTCGCGCGGCGCTCGGCGACCCCGAGCGCGTGCATGTGACGAAGCCTTATCTGTCGATCAACGAGGCGATGCCGTGCGTCACGCTATCGGTGGAGACGCGTTCCGGCGGCAAGCGCTGCGTGCTGTGCGGCGACATCGACTGGCTGCCGGACGACGACATGGACTGA
- a CDS encoding Na+/H+ antiporter gives MEIVFTVLILLMIVALSGVGLSLLPVKLPLPLIQIAIGAMLAWPGFRLHVTFDPELFMLLFIPPLLFADGWRIPKRELYLARRAVLMLALGLVFITVGALGYFLHWMIPAMPLPVAFALAAVLSPTDAVALTGIAGRNRIPANLMHILEGEALMNDASGLVALKFAIAAALTGVFSLHEAAISFVVISVGGLAIGAAISWIVTEIPARVLKFSEDDDPAAGVILTVLIPFAAYVISERAGCSGILAAVSAGMMMNIQSLRATIPSAVRVRMTSTWTMIEFVFNGMVFILLGLQLPHIIGRALIEAHQDGNAQVGLLIGYVIATVLALYALRFVWVYCLRWVASRSAAKVGIESAAPGIRTLALTTIGGVRGAVTLAGVLSLPVTLDNGAALAGRDLAIFIASAVILASLLIAVVGLPVVLRGAKRERNPHAAEERLARRRAAQAAIRAIDETHTLLTDTMDETASARCADSTARVMDVYRRRLESLGDEEAPRVAARKSEIVETRLKMAALRAERAELLQLRTDQAINDETLNKLMREIDLSETAIVNRKRGMTA, from the coding sequence ATGGAAATCGTCTTCACCGTTCTCATCCTGCTGATGATCGTGGCGCTGTCCGGCGTCGGCCTCAGCCTGCTGCCGGTCAAGCTGCCGCTGCCGCTCATTCAAATCGCCATCGGCGCCATGCTCGCGTGGCCCGGCTTCCGGCTGCACGTCACGTTCGATCCCGAACTGTTCATGCTGCTGTTCATCCCGCCGCTGCTGTTCGCGGACGGCTGGCGCATTCCGAAGCGCGAGCTGTATCTCGCGCGCCGCGCCGTTCTCATGCTCGCGCTCGGGCTCGTGTTCATCACCGTCGGCGCGCTCGGCTACTTCCTGCACTGGATGATTCCCGCGATGCCGCTGCCCGTCGCCTTCGCGCTCGCGGCCGTGCTGTCGCCCACCGATGCCGTCGCGCTCACGGGCATCGCCGGGCGCAACCGCATTCCGGCGAACCTCATGCACATACTGGAAGGCGAAGCGTTGATGAACGACGCCTCCGGTCTCGTCGCGCTGAAGTTCGCCATCGCGGCGGCGCTGACCGGCGTGTTCTCGCTGCACGAGGCGGCCATCAGCTTCGTCGTGATTTCGGTGGGCGGTCTTGCGATCGGCGCCGCGATCAGCTGGATCGTCACCGAGATTCCGGCGCGCGTGCTCAAATTTTCCGAAGACGACGATCCCGCCGCGGGCGTGATCCTCACCGTGCTGATTCCGTTCGCCGCCTACGTCATTTCGGAGCGCGCGGGCTGCTCGGGCATTCTGGCGGCGGTTTCAGCCGGGATGATGATGAACATCCAGAGCCTGCGCGCGACCATTCCGAGCGCCGTGCGCGTGCGCATGACGAGCACGTGGACGATGATCGAGTTCGTGTTCAACGGCATGGTGTTCATCCTGCTCGGTTTGCAGTTGCCGCACATCATCGGCCGCGCGCTGATCGAGGCGCATCAGGACGGCAACGCGCAAGTCGGCCTGCTGATCGGCTACGTGATCGCGACGGTGCTCGCACTCTACGCGCTGCGCTTCGTGTGGGTGTATTGCCTGCGCTGGGTCGCGAGCCGCAGCGCGGCAAAGGTCGGCATCGAAAGCGCCGCGCCGGGCATTCGCACGCTGGCGCTGACGACGATTGGCGGCGTGCGCGGCGCGGTGACGCTCGCGGGCGTGCTTTCGCTGCCGGTCACGCTCGACAACGGCGCGGCGCTCGCCGGCCGCGATCTGGCTATTTTCATTGCGTCGGCGGTGATTCTCGCTTCGCTGCTGATCGCTGTGGTCGGCTTGCCGGTGGTACTGCGCGGCGCGAAGCGCGAGCGCAATCCGCATGCGGCCGAGGAACGGCTGGCGCGCCGGCGCGCGGCGCAGGCGGCGATCCGCGCCATCGACGAAACGCACACGCTGCTCACAGACACCATGGACGAAACAGCGTCCGCCCGCTGCGCCGATTCGACGGCGCGCGTGATGGACGTCTATCGGCGGCGGCTGGAATCTCTCGGCGACGAAGAAGCGCCGCGCGTGGCGGCGAGAAAGAGCGAAATCGTGGAGACGCGGCTCAAGATGGCGGCGCTGCGGGCCGAGCGCGCGGAGCTGCTGCAGTTGAGAACGGACCAGGCGATCAACGATGAAACGCTGAACAAGCTGATGCGGGAGATCGATCTTTCGGAGACGGCGATCGTGAATCGTAAGCGGGGGATGACGGCTTGA